From one Sus scrofa isolate TJ Tabasco breed Duroc chromosome 9, Sscrofa11.1, whole genome shotgun sequence genomic stretch:
- the RHOG gene encoding rho-related GTP-binding protein RhoG isoform X1, whose protein sequence is MQSIKCVVVGDGAVGKTCLLICYTTNAFPKEYIPTVFDNYSAQSAVDGRTVNLNLWDTAGQEEYDRLRTLSYPQTNVFVICFSIASPPSYENVRHKWHPEVCHHCPDVPILLVGTKKDLRSQPDTLRRLKEQGQAPITPQQGQALAKQIHAVRYLECSALQQDGVKEVFAEAVRAVLNPTPIKRGRSCVLL, encoded by the coding sequence ATGCAGAGCATCAAGTGCGTGGTGGTGGGCGATGGCGCCGTGGGCAAGACGTGCCTGCTCATCTGCTACACGACCAACGCCTTCCCCAAGGAGTACATCCCCACAGTGTTCGACAATTACAGCGCCCAGAGCGCAGTCGACGGGCGCACCGTGAACCTGAACCTGTGGGACACAGCGGGCCAGGAGGAGTACGACCGCCTCCGCACACTCTCCTACCCTCAGACCAACGTCTTCGTCATCTGTTTCTCCATCGCCAGTCCGCCCTCCTATGAGAATGTGCGGCACAAGTGGCATCCAGAGGTGTGCCACCACTGCCCCGACGTGCCCATCCTCCTGGTGGGCACCAAGAAGGACCTGAGATCCCAGCCTGACACCCTACGGCGCCTCAAGGAGCAGGGCCAGGCGCCCATCACGCCGCAGCAGGGCCAGGCGCTGGCCAAGCAGATCCACGCTGTGCGCTACCTCGAGTGCTCGGCCCTGCAGCAGGACGGCGTCAAGGAAGTGTTTGCTGAGGCCGTCCGGGCCGTGCTCAACCCCACGCCCATCAAGCGTGGGCGGTCCTGCGTCCTCTTGTGA